A window of the Desulfobotulus mexicanus genome harbors these coding sequences:
- a CDS encoding GNAT family N-acetyltransferase, protein MTLPQPLDFRPAKETHEDALFFAHGLNMACDGLLRFLFGSGFGEIFAQTCLVPGHSLSLEHVLIAELEGEPVAILSGMPVGAMADFSPVLRWAAGKQIWRVGLLALTALPLFKAMSQHNPNDWYLQALSVSEKMQGTGTGSRLLAIAEERAKSCGAHRITLDVSSNNTAALRLYLRMGYEQERISPRAFLSGGLQVHRLGKALPLQ, encoded by the coding sequence ATGACCCTCCCTCAGCCCCTTGATTTTCGTCCGGCCAAAGAAACCCATGAGGATGCCCTGTTCTTTGCGCACGGCCTCAACATGGCCTGTGATGGCCTTCTGCGTTTTCTGTTTGGCTCCGGGTTCGGAGAAATCTTTGCACAGACCTGCCTGGTTCCAGGTCACAGCCTCTCCCTTGAGCATGTCCTGATTGCAGAGCTTGAAGGGGAGCCTGTGGCCATACTAAGCGGCATGCCTGTGGGAGCCATGGCCGATTTTTCCCCTGTGCTGCGCTGGGCCGCAGGCAAACAGATCTGGCGGGTAGGCCTTCTGGCCCTCACCGCCCTCCCCCTCTTCAAAGCGATGTCTCAACACAACCCGAACGACTGGTACCTTCAGGCCCTTAGCGTATCTGAAAAAATGCAGGGAACTGGAACAGGATCAAGACTCCTTGCCATAGCCGAAGAAAGGGCAAAAAGCTGCGGAGCACACCGCATCACTCTGGATGTGTCCTCGAACAATACTGCCGCACTGCGCCTGTATCTGCGTATGGGGTATGAACAGGAAAGAATCTCTCCAAGGGCCTTTTTATCAGGCGGCCTGCAGGTACACCGCCTTGGTAAAGCACTACCTTTGCAGTAA
- a CDS encoding radical SAM protein: MSKVRLGPDGVHIFDRDSGTNVLLDEIVPPRDRWTFSPRQVSIALTNACDLECTHCYASKTPARLDFESLKQWMLELDSAGCFGVGFGGGEPMLYPKIHELCEFGRTYTNLAITMTSHGHRLNVPLVEALRSSVNFLRISMDGVHHTYEKIRGRSFPSLLEKLSLIKGKIPFGINYVVNEATIIDLTKAAEIAEEFHAKELLILPEAAHGRGKAVTQQTLTQLSDWIGSYRGSLQLSISSAHSELVRSQSPLPCEAEEIAFAHIDANGILKRCSFDSGGQVINDKGIMYAFNKLIEERKSA; encoded by the coding sequence ATGTCAAAAGTAAGATTAGGGCCCGATGGCGTACATATTTTTGATCGAGATTCAGGCACCAATGTCCTGCTGGATGAGATTGTTCCACCAAGAGATCGTTGGACATTTAGCCCAAGGCAAGTTTCGATTGCACTAACTAATGCTTGTGATCTTGAGTGTACCCACTGCTATGCATCCAAAACGCCTGCAAGATTGGACTTTGAATCTTTAAAGCAGTGGATGCTAGAGCTAGATAGCGCAGGCTGTTTTGGAGTTGGCTTTGGCGGGGGAGAACCAATGCTCTACCCAAAAATACATGAGCTTTGCGAGTTTGGACGTACCTATACTAATCTCGCGATAACTATGACATCTCATGGCCATAGATTGAATGTTCCATTAGTTGAGGCCCTCAGATCATCGGTGAATTTCCTCAGGATAAGCATGGATGGTGTGCACCATACCTATGAAAAAATAAGGGGGCGCTCTTTTCCTTCTCTGCTTGAGAAGTTGAGTTTAATCAAGGGAAAAATTCCGTTTGGAATTAACTATGTTGTCAATGAGGCAACAATTATTGATTTGACGAAAGCTGCGGAAATTGCGGAAGAATTTCATGCCAAGGAACTGCTTATTCTTCCAGAAGCAGCGCATGGCCGAGGGAAAGCCGTTACACAGCAAACGCTTACTCAGCTTTCAGACTGGATAGGTTCTTACAGAGGTAGTTTACAGCTATCGATTAGCTCTGCGCATTCTGAACTGGTAAGAAGCCAATCCCCTTTGCCCTGCGAGGCAGAAGAGATTGCGTTTGCTCACATAGATGCCAACGGTATATTGAAACGATGCTCTTTTGATAGTGGCGGTCAGGTTATTAACGATAAGGGTATAATGTACGCATTTAACAAGTTAATAGAAGAGCGGAAATCAGCATGA
- a CDS encoding nucleotidyl transferase AbiEii/AbiGii toxin family protein, with product MEVQNDFKELLELFNAHNVQYLIVGGYALAYHGTPRYTGDIDLFVKSDSENASLILKALNDFGFGSAGLKTEDFTNKDNIVQLGYPPVRIDIITSISGVAWEDAYKSREKGKYGDVPVYYIGRDQYIINKRASGRKKDLADIEALGEE from the coding sequence ATGGAAGTTCAGAACGACTTCAAAGAGTTGCTCGAGTTATTCAACGCTCATAATGTACAATATCTTATAGTCGGAGGATACGCATTAGCATATCACGGGACGCCGAGGTATACTGGTGATATCGATTTATTCGTTAAATCAGATTCGGAAAACGCATCTTTGATTTTGAAGGCGCTTAATGACTTCGGTTTCGGTTCAGCTGGTCTGAAGACAGAAGATTTTACAAATAAGGATAATATTGTTCAGTTGGGTTACCCTCCGGTACGTATTGACATTATTACATCGATATCAGGGGTTGCATGGGAAGATGCCTATAAAAGCCGGGAAAAAGGAAAGTATGGTGATGTCCCAGTCTATTACATAGGTCGTGATCAATACATCATAAATAAAAGAGCATCAGGAAGAAAAAAGGATCTTGCCGATATAGAGGCTCTTGGCGAAGAATAA
- a CDS encoding helix-turn-helix domain-containing protein, which produces MAKTPENFAETVKEVRQQLGLSQEELAHEPRWPNTGEKLIAKDRRIYVSTYPTMLNIIRDAFQHLSPHFFDFIVVDESHRSIYNTYKEVLDYFKTIILGLTATPTDIIDHNTFQLFHCEDGLPTFAYTFEEAVSNVPPYLCSFQVMKIQTRFHARNPETDTDRRQKWFMVPRADIETEGYELSLSRYKEDVFEEVKYEKPGVILERLLVAELGEDFVNHETHKKLLERIEGGIVRELLELREMIA; this is translated from the coding sequence ATGGCAAAAACACCGGAAAATTTTGCAGAAACGGTCAAAGAGGTCCGCCAGCAACTGGGGCTCAGTCAGGAAGAACTGGCCCACGAGCCGCGCTGGCCCAACACAGGTGAGAAGCTCATTGCCAAGGACCGCCGCATCTATGTCTCGACCTATCCCACCATGCTCAATATCATCCGGGATGCCTTTCAACATTTGTCTCCGCACTTTTTTGATTTCATTGTGGTCGATGAAAGCCACCGATCCATCTACAACACCTACAAAGAGGTGCTGGACTATTTCAAAACCATCATTCTGGGCCTCACCGCCACGCCAACCGACATCATCGACCACAACACCTTTCAGCTTTTTCACTGCGAAGACGGCCTCCCCACTTTTGCCTATACCTTTGAAGAGGCGGTCAGCAACGTGCCGCCCTACCTGTGCAGCTTTCAGGTAATGAAGATCCAGACCCGCTTCCATGCCCGCAATCCCGAGACCGATACCGACCGTAGGCAAAAATGGTTTATGGTGCCCCGTGCCGACATCGAGACCGAGGGTTATGAACTGTCCCTAAGCCGGTACAAGGAGGATGTGTTTGAAGAGGTTAAGTATGAAAAACCGGGGGTGATTCTGGAGCGCTTGCTGGTGGCGGAGCTGGGGGAAGATTTTGTAAACCACGAAACCCATAAAAAGCTTTTGGAACGTATTGAAGGTGGGATTGTGCGGGAACTGCTGGAGCTGAGGGAGATGATAGCATGA
- a CDS encoding Fic family protein has protein sequence MTRQQLKEALGLKDNEHFRKAYLLPALNAGLIEMTLPDKPRSSKQKYRLTDKGRLLRDSAN, from the coding sequence ATGACCCGGCAACAGCTCAAAGAAGCCCTTGGGCTGAAAGACAATGAACATTTCCGCAAAGCCTACCTGCTCCCTGCTTTGAATGCCGGTCTCATTGAAATGACTCTCCCTGACAAGCCACGCAGCAGCAAACAGAAATACAGGCTGACGGACAAGGGCCGTCTGCTTCGGGATTCAGCAAACTGA
- a CDS encoding SH3 domain-containing protein — protein MEARHYLVIQDHTSEFPEPITFEKGVPLTVGEKYEGPEGWENWIFCETPGQKGGWVPAQIIENITDNTARAREDYTARELNVQKGEQLIGTRTLNGWVWCQKSGSSESGWVPLENLQVNPAGENGSCDIK, from the coding sequence ATGGAAGCAAGACACTACCTTGTCATTCAAGACCACACCAGCGAATTTCCCGAACCCATTACCTTTGAAAAAGGCGTTCCTCTCACCGTTGGTGAAAAATATGAAGGCCCGGAGGGATGGGAAAACTGGATATTCTGTGAAACGCCTGGACAAAAAGGGGGCTGGGTTCCGGCACAGATTATCGAGAACATCACAGACAACACCGCCCGTGCCCGTGAAGACTACACGGCAAGGGAGCTGAATGTGCAAAAAGGAGAGCAGCTGATTGGCACAAGAACCCTCAACGGCTGGGTCTGGTGCCAAAAATCCGGTAGTTCCGAATCAGGCTGGGTACCGCTTGAAAACCTGCAGGTGAATCCTGCTGGAGAAAACGGAAGCTGCGACATCAAATAG
- a CDS encoding putative signal transducing protein, with product MIVIARFSFPHEAHIAKASLDSAGIESCIADEHTVNAQWLFSNAIGGVRLMVAEKDADEASQILNTDFSESLDNEINDEEGRDACPHCGSTDLSPYTKGKRPAFLVFILIGFPLFFYRHGYKCNQCGEFNEKL from the coding sequence GTGATTGTCATTGCCAGATTTTCGTTCCCCCATGAAGCGCACATTGCAAAAGCCAGCCTTGACAGCGCTGGAATTGAAAGCTGCATTGCAGACGAACATACGGTGAACGCTCAATGGTTATTTTCTAATGCCATTGGTGGCGTTCGTTTAATGGTTGCAGAAAAAGATGCCGATGAAGCTTCTCAAATACTGAATACTGACTTCTCAGAGTCATTAGATAATGAAATCAATGATGAGGAAGGCAGGGATGCTTGCCCCCATTGTGGCAGTACGGATCTGTCCCCATATACAAAAGGGAAGCGTCCGGCTTTTCTGGTTTTCATTTTGATAGGCTTTCCATTGTTTTTTTACAGGCATGGCTATAAATGCAACCAGTGCGGGGAGTTTAACGAGAAGCTCTGA
- a CDS encoding DUF1016 N-terminal domain-containing protein, with protein sequence MSSSPQNSLPDSCAGNLLQDLKSLIDQGRKQAVSAVNSAVTITYWHVGKRINEEVLHGERAEYGKQVVVSLAGELAAFYGKSFEAKNLRRMMQFAEVFPDLEIVVPLARQLSWSHFLALIPLKSDEARIFYARSASESGWSKRELRHQMERKAFERSEIADTKLSLAEADHLNGSFKDPYFLDFLGLKEGDSGYDPHINPGSHAGSHPGSPAPFGLNLRNDPATAQRSPWAERQ encoded by the coding sequence ATGAGCAGCAGCCCACAAAACAGCTTGCCCGATTCCTGCGCAGGAAATCTGCTTCAAGACCTGAAGTCTTTGATTGATCAGGGCCGGAAGCAGGCGGTTTCTGCGGTTAACAGTGCGGTCACCATCACCTACTGGCATGTGGGCAAACGCATCAATGAAGAGGTCTTGCACGGAGAGCGGGCGGAATACGGCAAGCAGGTGGTGGTGTCACTGGCCGGGGAGCTGGCCGCATTCTATGGCAAGAGTTTTGAGGCGAAAAATCTGCGGCGGATGATGCAGTTTGCTGAGGTTTTTCCGGATCTTGAGATTGTCGTTCCACTGGCGCGACAATTGAGTTGGTCACATTTTTTGGCCTTGATACCCCTTAAATCGGATGAGGCCCGAATCTTTTATGCCCGTTCAGCCAGTGAATCCGGCTGGAGCAAGCGGGAACTGCGGCATCAAATGGAACGCAAGGCCTTTGAACGCTCCGAAATTGCCGATACAAAACTATCCCTGGCCGAGGCGGATCACCTGAACGGCAGCTTCAAAGATCCTTACTTTCTCGATTTTCTGGGACTGAAAGAGGGGGATTCTGGATACGATCCGCACATCAACCCCGGAAGTCACGCAGGAAGTCACCCCGGAAGTCCGGCTCCTTTCGGTCTTAACCTCCGAAATGACCCGGCAACAGCTCAAAGAAGCCCTTGGGCTGAAAGACAATGA
- a CDS encoding ankyrin repeat domain-containing protein yields the protein MKRLKSSLVLISISGILAIYVLTIHGHEKNNPAIESEPSLMLNTNPSKKLHDNQRKMTPSHPDFILSSDLFSTNETKNEPDNKIESASFPPAQVFQLIKESSAEDILLFYKKHKTDINISLSGSIQAPIFHFLLHSNFEVAKKLFSLGIIDIDKTPGAVKMAVFSDDPEILKFLLAAGWSPDASTEGGMSPILSSIFLGKLDTARFLEAEGADLHGIFKDKNALDLAVSSSRMDTQTLDYLLENGMRYKPEHAVDAAMRGASVSLSHLLANHPELAATQKNDQSLMDLAVAGTAGVETIQILLHNGLSLTEAHLRATEKRVKGAYIHPDTGRELILPQDRKAEELQAFIAHYLAIN from the coding sequence ATGAAAAGACTGAAATCATCTCTCGTCCTCATCAGCATATCAGGTATATTGGCCATATATGTTTTAACCATCCATGGCCATGAGAAAAATAATCCGGCCATCGAATCCGAGCCATCCCTGATGCTAAACACCAATCCATCAAAAAAACTTCATGACAATCAAAGAAAAATGACACCTTCTCACCCGGATTTCATCCTGTCTTCTGATCTTTTTTCTACCAATGAAACAAAAAATGAGCCGGATAATAAAATCGAATCTGCCAGCTTCCCACCAGCTCAAGTCTTCCAGCTGATAAAGGAAAGCAGCGCAGAAGATATTCTGCTCTTTTATAAAAAACACAAAACAGATATCAATATCTCTTTAAGTGGAAGTATTCAGGCACCAATTTTTCACTTTCTGCTTCACAGCAATTTTGAAGTTGCAAAAAAACTTTTTTCCTTGGGTATCATCGACATCGACAAAACGCCTGGGGCTGTTAAAATGGCGGTCTTTTCCGATGATCCTGAAATTCTGAAATTCCTCCTTGCTGCCGGATGGAGTCCGGATGCTTCCACAGAGGGGGGAATGAGTCCTATCCTGTCATCAATTTTTCTTGGTAAGCTTGATACCGCCCGGTTTCTTGAAGCAGAAGGGGCGGATCTCCATGGAATTTTTAAGGATAAAAATGCACTGGATCTGGCAGTCTCTTCCTCACGCATGGACACACAGACTCTGGATTATCTACTCGAAAACGGGATGCGCTATAAACCCGAACATGCAGTGGATGCCGCTATGCGTGGGGCCTCTGTGTCCCTTTCCCATCTTCTTGCAAATCACCCCGAGCTTGCAGCAACGCAGAAAAATGATCAATCCCTGATGGATCTTGCCGTCGCAGGGACAGCCGGAGTGGAGACCATCCAGATCCTCCTCCATAACGGCCTGTCCCTCACTGAAGCCCATCTCAGGGCCACTGAGAAGCGGGTGAAGGGAGCCTATATCCATCCGGATACCGGCCGGGAGCTTATCTTGCCACAGGACCGAAAAGCGGAAGAACTTCAGGCATTCATTGCCCATTACCTTGCCATAAACTGA
- a CDS encoding caspase family protein: MNRGADYVSTTIGHYRETVRLAMNIENIFAVIIGIEDYSYSKAPHDMKGVDFARNDAIAFQDCIKEVFGITDDNIQIWLDSDANRTRIENDLPYFIQGLRADDTLIFYYAGHGFHKEGENRITAWDTHPNNLSNTTISLSEILFEPLKKSNCKKALVFIDACSTFLNDILPSRDVISNMTTSEFEQFIQSKDHTALYLASSPGQPSFPSTTLQHGIWTYHLIEALKGNAKMALTRDEWITDVSLKDYLSFAIPEYIREKTTISKQQQPYAIISAGHTFEIVRIKRNEESFNWEKFNLDIKEAYLRNEDSAPIKYLPGFQKKKGHFIPDNHSSKVSEFIQRLLTEDIKSESKIVYDRAKSILGLKRKEISRDTYEGSANVDCDLFRMEWDSEQNPLDPSEYLLSRIVKLRVPPSQLPNDFDDIFPVKPDEFVIPIRGEMEFDYIADQFEDLSEQIDGTFEEDEDSGLISLTSNEGTQFVVNLELNEFIIIPNNGSGCLQLLNTVSSEMGKLLEFTSNSFLIE, encoded by the coding sequence GTGAATCGTGGTGCTGACTACGTCAGCACCACGATTGGGCATTATAGAGAAACCGTTAGGTTAGCTATGAACATTGAAAATATTTTTGCTGTAATAATTGGAATAGAGGATTATTCATATTCAAAAGCACCCCATGATATGAAAGGTGTAGATTTTGCTAGAAATGATGCTATTGCATTTCAAGATTGTATAAAAGAAGTGTTTGGTATCACAGATGATAATATTCAAATTTGGCTTGATTCTGATGCAAATAGAACGCGCATTGAAAATGATTTACCATACTTTATCCAAGGATTGAGAGCTGATGATACATTAATTTTTTATTATGCTGGCCATGGGTTCCACAAAGAAGGTGAAAATAGGATAACGGCTTGGGATACTCATCCTAATAATTTATCAAATACAACGATCTCTTTGAGTGAAATCTTATTTGAGCCCTTAAAAAAATCTAATTGTAAAAAAGCCCTCGTTTTTATTGATGCGTGCTCAACATTTCTTAATGATATTTTGCCATCAAGAGATGTCATTTCTAACATGACCACATCTGAATTCGAGCAATTCATTCAGTCAAAAGACCATACGGCTTTATATTTGGCCTCTTCTCCGGGGCAACCTTCATTTCCGAGTACAACACTACAGCATGGGATTTGGACATATCATTTAATTGAGGCGTTGAAGGGAAATGCAAAAATGGCTTTAACTCGTGACGAATGGATCACAGATGTCTCATTAAAAGATTATTTGAGTTTCGCAATACCAGAATATATTCGTGAAAAAACGACCATTTCAAAACAGCAACAACCATACGCTATTATCAGTGCCGGGCATACGTTTGAGATTGTGCGTATTAAACGGAATGAAGAATCATTTAATTGGGAGAAATTCAACTTAGATATAAAAGAAGCTTATCTAAGAAATGAAGACAGTGCCCCTATAAAATATCTACCTGGTTTTCAGAAAAAAAAGGGGCATTTCATACCTGACAACCACAGTTCAAAAGTCTCAGAATTCATTCAAAGATTATTAACTGAAGATATCAAATCAGAATCAAAGATTGTTTATGATAGGGCAAAATCCATTTTAGGACTAAAACGCAAGGAAATTTCTCGGGATACTTATGAGGGATCTGCTAATGTTGATTGTGATTTATTCAGAATGGAGTGGGATTCTGAGCAGAATCCACTGGATCCATCTGAATATCTTTTATCAAGAATAGTGAAATTAAGAGTTCCTCCTTCCCAGTTACCTAATGATTTTGATGACATTTTTCCTGTAAAACCAGATGAGTTTGTCATTCCGATCCGTGGTGAGATGGAGTTTGATTACATTGCAGATCAATTTGAAGATTTAAGCGAACAGATTGATGGTACTTTTGAAGAGGATGAAGATAGTGGACTTATCAGCTTAACATCAAACGAAGGAACACAATTTGTAGTAAATTTAGAATTGAATGAATTTATAATAATTCCTAATAATGGATCGGGCTGCCTTCAACTATTGAATACTGTTAGCAGTGAAATGGGGAAACTATTAGAATTTACGTCGAATTCTTTTCTTATAGAATGA
- a CDS encoding ABC transporter ATP-binding protein — protein sequence MHTPLVTVNKLSIAFSKTGGALSPVVHGIDFHIHAGECLALVGESGSGKSVTAKSLLRLLPSGCHIDGSIAFNGMEITSMEESRLRKLRGGRIAMIFQEPLSALNPLHPVGKQIAEALYLHQGLPLHRSEKEVTALLDRVGIPDASRRRKSYPHELSGGQRQRVMIAMAIANNPDLLIADEPTTALDVTVQDKILRLLEDLRRERNMAMLFITHDLGVVRRMADRIAVMKDGRILETAAKDTLFTHPVYPWTRELVRTTQPPPPRALTENPALLQTRGLAVRFPIKEGLLQRVKGHVHAVRGADLVIRKGETLGVVGESGSGKTSLAHALLRLIHTEGQIFLEDQRIDGLSSGEFRKLRPRMQMVFQDPFDSLSPRMTVGEIVGEGLEVHSHMKPAEREIQIAQSLEAVGMEPSMADRYPHEFSGGQRQRIAIARALILKPDLLVLDEPTSSLDRSVQFQVLELLRHLQEERGLSYLFISHDLAVVRRISHRIAVMKDGYIVETGPAEQLFTRPEHPYTRELLAAALAA from the coding sequence ATGCATACACCCCTTGTCACCGTTAACAAGCTGTCCATTGCCTTTTCCAAAACCGGCGGTGCCCTTTCTCCGGTGGTCCATGGCATTGATTTTCATATTCATGCCGGAGAGTGCCTTGCCCTTGTGGGAGAATCCGGCTCCGGTAAATCCGTAACCGCCAAGAGCCTCCTGCGGCTCCTTCCTTCGGGATGCCACATTGACGGCAGCATTGCCTTCAACGGCATGGAAATAACCAGCATGGAGGAAAGCAGACTGAGAAAACTGCGGGGCGGACGTATTGCCATGATTTTTCAGGAGCCCCTTTCCGCCCTGAACCCCCTGCACCCCGTGGGCAAACAGATAGCAGAAGCCCTGTATCTGCATCAGGGCCTTCCCCTGCACCGTTCGGAAAAGGAAGTGACAGCCCTTCTGGACCGGGTAGGCATTCCCGATGCCAGCCGCCGCAGAAAATCCTATCCCCATGAACTTTCCGGAGGTCAGCGCCAGCGTGTAATGATTGCCATGGCCATTGCCAACAATCCGGATCTTCTCATTGCAGACGAACCCACTACAGCACTGGATGTAACCGTGCAGGACAAAATACTGCGCCTGCTGGAAGATCTTCGCAGGGAGCGGAACATGGCCATGCTCTTTATCACCCACGACCTCGGCGTGGTGCGACGCATGGCAGACCGCATTGCCGTCATGAAGGATGGCCGCATCCTCGAAACCGCAGCCAAAGACACCCTGTTTACCCATCCAGTTTATCCATGGACCAGAGAACTCGTCCGGACAACCCAGCCCCCTCCTCCCCGCGCCCTCACGGAAAACCCGGCCCTCTTGCAGACAAGGGGGCTGGCTGTACGCTTTCCCATCAAAGAGGGCCTTCTCCAGAGGGTCAAAGGGCATGTTCATGCGGTGCGGGGGGCGGATCTTGTTATCCGTAAAGGAGAAACCCTGGGTGTGGTGGGGGAATCCGGCTCCGGCAAAACCAGCCTTGCCCATGCCCTTTTACGTCTCATTCACACAGAAGGACAAATTTTTCTGGAGGATCAGCGCATAGACGGGCTTTCTTCCGGGGAATTCCGCAAATTACGACCCAGAATGCAGATGGTGTTTCAGGATCCCTTTGACAGCTTAAGCCCCAGAATGACCGTAGGCGAAATTGTGGGAGAGGGCCTTGAGGTGCACTCCCATATGAAACCGGCAGAAAGGGAAATACAGATTGCCCAGAGCCTTGAAGCCGTGGGTATGGAGCCTTCCATGGCAGACCGCTATCCCCACGAGTTTTCCGGCGGACAACGCCAGCGCATTGCCATAGCAAGGGCACTGATCCTCAAGCCAGATCTCCTCGTGCTGGATGAACCCACCTCATCGCTGGACCGCTCCGTGCAGTTTCAGGTGCTGGAACTTCTGCGGCATCTTCAGGAAGAACGGGGACTGAGCTATCTTTTCATCAGCCATGATCTTGCCGTTGTACGACGCATCAGCCACAGAATCGCAGTGATGAAGGACGGATATATTGTGGAAACCGGACCTGCGGAACAGCTCTTTACCCGGCCAGAGCATCCCTACACCAGAGAACTTCTGGCAGCAGCCCTGGCTGCGTAA
- a CDS encoding ABC transporter permease, with product MKAATRRRWERFLANRKGLISLILFIILFFVSLFAEFIANDRPLMIRYQGETYFPVLKDYNETVFGGDFATLCDYRDPYIRENVDAHGFMIWPPIRFSYNTIRMDLPEPAPSRPDRTNLLGTDDQGRDVLARVIYGYRVSVLFGLCLAFGGAVIGTFAGALQGYYGGKVDLIGQRFMEIWSGLPVLYLIMILSSVVTPSFFWLLGLMLLFGWMSLVGVVRAEFLRGRNLGYVKAARVMGMTDRRIMFRHILPNAMVAALTFFPFILNGAITTLTALDFLGFGLPPGSPSLGELLSQGKTNLHAPWLGITAFCVLSIMLTLLIFVGEAVRDAFDPRLEGL from the coding sequence ATGAAAGCTGCCACCCGACGCAGATGGGAACGATTCCTTGCCAACCGCAAGGGCCTCATCTCCCTCATCCTCTTCATCATACTTTTTTTCGTAAGTCTTTTTGCGGAATTCATTGCCAATGACAGGCCCCTTATGATCCGGTATCAGGGAGAAACCTATTTTCCCGTACTCAAAGATTATAATGAAACTGTTTTCGGCGGAGACTTTGCAACGCTCTGTGATTACAGAGATCCTTATATCCGTGAAAATGTGGATGCCCATGGATTCATGATCTGGCCACCCATCCGTTTTTCCTACAACACCATTCGTATGGATCTTCCGGAACCTGCACCTTCCCGTCCGGACAGGACCAACCTGCTCGGCACGGACGATCAGGGCAGGGATGTTCTGGCACGGGTTATCTACGGCTACCGGGTCTCGGTTCTCTTCGGACTCTGCCTTGCCTTCGGAGGTGCTGTCATCGGTACCTTTGCCGGAGCCCTGCAGGGGTATTACGGGGGAAAGGTGGATCTTATCGGCCAGCGCTTCATGGAAATCTGGTCCGGATTGCCGGTGCTCTACCTCATCATGATCCTCTCCAGTGTGGTGACACCCAGTTTTTTCTGGCTTCTCGGGCTCATGCTCCTTTTCGGGTGGATGTCCCTGGTAGGCGTTGTCAGGGCAGAATTTCTGAGGGGACGCAACCTCGGCTATGTCAAGGCCGCAAGGGTCATGGGCATGACGGACAGACGCATCATGTTCCGGCATATTCTGCCCAATGCCATGGTGGCGGCCCTCACCTTCTTCCCCTTCATTCTCAATGGTGCCATTACAACACTTACGGCCCTTGATTTTCTGGGCTTCGGCCTGCCACCGGGATCTCCTTCCCTTGGCGAGCTGCTCTCCCAGGGAAAAACCAACCTCCACGCCCCCTGGCTGGGGATTACCGCTTTCTGCGTTCTTTCCATCATGCTCACCCTCCTCATCTTTGTGGGAGAGGCTGTGCGGGACGCCTTTGATCCCAGACTGGAAGGTCTGTAA
- a CDS encoding DUF6375 family protein, giving the protein MKIWNNYGSEHSLNLVIIGSFKEEHEAEAFEQLTDKITRFLSENSEFDVDADRFDRKTLDFLGKENLFSLTPQQLGHLLYDVHVSRHGKEIRVSSDDDVNAFVSLLIHKGARVEVFSAHDYPESKKS; this is encoded by the coding sequence ATGAAAATTTGGAATAACTATGGATCTGAACACTCGCTAAATCTCGTGATAATTGGGAGTTTTAAAGAGGAGCACGAAGCCGAAGCGTTTGAACAATTAACCGATAAAATCACGCGTTTTCTAAGCGAAAACTCAGAGTTTGATGTTGATGCCGATCGGTTTGATAGAAAAACTCTCGATTTTTTGGGTAAAGAAAATCTCTTTTCCCTGACACCTCAGCAGCTAGGCCACTTATTGTATGATGTTCATGTTTCCCGTCATGGTAAAGAGATTCGCGTTAGCTCAGATGACGATGTCAATGCATTTGTTAGTCTTCTAATACATAAAGGTGCGAGGGTTGAGGTTTTTTCAGCCCATGATTACCCGGAAAGCAAGAAGAGTTAG